In one Neobacillus sp. WH10 genomic region, the following are encoded:
- a CDS encoding GNAT family N-acetyltransferase, which yields MQLYFYNEGFRNTIEQYLLTEEQLRFTGTPVDSIKLSCEDSDRHPILAMEEDRLVTFFVLHKNEGVKPYSDNQHAILLRAFSTDSRHQGKGYAYSSLTTLPDFVREHFRETNEIVLAVNLQNEAAQRLYKKCGYIDEGQRRMGKKGELIIMSYYL from the coding sequence ATGCAACTCTATTTTTACAATGAAGGATTCAGAAATACGATAGAACAATATTTATTAACTGAAGAACAGCTTCGTTTTACTGGCACACCAGTTGATAGTATAAAACTATCATGTGAAGATTCGGATCGACATCCAATCTTAGCTATGGAGGAAGATAGGCTGGTAACCTTTTTCGTTCTCCATAAAAATGAAGGAGTAAAGCCATATTCAGATAATCAACATGCCATTTTGCTTAGGGCCTTTTCAACAGATTCTCGACATCAAGGTAAAGGATACGCGTACTCTTCACTAACAACATTGCCTGATTTTGTGAGAGAGCATTTTAGAGAAACGAATGAAATTGTTCTAGCTGTTAACCTTCAAAATGAAGCGGCACAACGCTTATATAAGAAATGTGGATATATTGATGAGGGTCAACGAAGAATGGGGAAAAAAGGTGAGCTGATCATCATGAGTTACTATTTATAG